A portion of the Mustela erminea isolate mMusErm1 chromosome 19, mMusErm1.Pri, whole genome shotgun sequence genome contains these proteins:
- the ZNF146 gene encoding zinc finger protein OZF, giving the protein MSHLSQQRICSGGNPFACKVCGKVFSHKSNLTEHEHFHNREKPFECNECGKAFSQKQYVIKHQNTHTGEKLFECNECGKSFSQKENLLTHQKIHTGEKPFECKDCGKAFIQKSNLIRHQRTHTGEKPFVCKECGKTFSGKSNLTEHEKIHIGEKPFKCSECGTAFGQKKYLIKHQNIHTGEKPYECNECGKAFSQRTSLIVHVRIHSGDKPYECNVCGKAFSQSSSLTVHVRSHTGEKPYGCNECGKAFSQFSTLALHLRIHTGKKPYQCSECGKAFSQKSHHIRHQKIHTH; this is encoded by the coding sequence ATGTCACACCTCAGTCAGCAGAGAATTTGTAGTGGGGGAAACCCCTTTGCCTGTAAAGTATGTGGGAAAGTCTTCAGCCACAAATCGAATCTCACCGAACATGAACATTTTCATAATAGAGAGAAACCTtttgaatgtaatgaatgtggaaaagcctttagCCAAAAGCAGTATGTCATTAAACATCAGAATACCCATACTGGAGAAAAGCTTtttgaatgtaatgaatgtggaaaatCCTTCAGCCAGAAGGAAAATCTCCTTACCCATCAGAaaattcacactggagagaaaccttttGAGTGTAAGGATTGTGGGAAAGCTTTCATTCAGAAGTCAAACCTCATCAGACACCAGAGAACTCACACGGGAGAGAAGCCTTTTGTATGTAAGGAGTGTGGAAAAACCTTCAGTGGGAAGTCTAACCTTACTGAGCATGAGAAAATTCATATTGGAGAGAAACCCTTTAAATGTAGTGAATGTGGAACAGCTTTTGGCCAGAAGAAGTACCTCATAAAACATCAAAAcattcacactggagagaaaccctatgaatgtaatgaatgtggaaaagccttctcTCAGCGAACGTCACTTATTGTGCATGTGAGGATTCATTCAGGTGATAAACCCTATGAATGCAACGTATGTGGAAAAGCCTTCTCTCAAAGTTCATCTCTTACTGTGCATGTGAGAAGCCATACAGGTGAGAAACCCTATGgttgtaatgaatgtgggaaagctttcTCTCAGTTCTCAACCCTTGCTCTGCATTTGAGAATACACACAGGTAAGAAGCCTTATCAATgtagtgaatgtgggaaagcttttAGCCAGAAGTCACACCACATTAGACATCAGAAAATTCATACTCATTAA